Genomic DNA from Paenibacillus sp. KS-LC4:
TTCGCCAGATCAAAGTTAATGCGCTCGACGAAGTTTTCCGGCGTAAAGGTGCCATCCGCGCCGAAAGGCACCTCGCGCAGCAAGTAATAACGAACTGCATCGAGCCCATAACGGTCGATGAGCATTACAGGGTCTACGACATTGCCTTTGGATTTCGACATTTTGCCGTCCTTCATGAGCAGCCAGCCATGAGCAAATACCTTTTTTGGAATCGGCAGGTTGAGCGCCATGAGCATAATCGGCCAATAAATCGTATGGAAGCGAACGATTTCCTTGCCCACAAGATGAACATCTCCCGGCCAGAAGCGCTCATATTTAGCGACAGCCTCAGGGTCATCGCTGCCATAGCCTAATGCCGTAATATAATTGGACAAAGCATCAATCCACACATAAATGACATGCTTCGGATCGCCAGGCACTTTAACGCCCCAATCGAAGGTCGTCCGCGATACCGCGAGATCCTCCAAGCCCGGCTTAATGAAATTGTTAATCATTTCATTTTTGCGGGATTCCGGCTGAATAAAATGAGGGTTGTCCTCATAAAGCTTAAGCAGGCGATCCGCATATTTGCTCATCCGGAAAAAATAGCTCTCTTCCTTTACCAGCTCGACCGGACGTCCGCAATCTGGACAATTGCCATTTTCCAGCTGGCGCTCAAGGAAAAAGGATTCACACGGCGTACAGTACCAGCCTTCATACGTACCCTTGTAAATATCGTCCTGCTTCAGCAGCTGATCGAAAATTTTCTCGACAACCTTCTTGTGGCGTTCCTCCGTCGTGCGAATAAAATCATCATTGGAAATTTCCAGCTTTGACCACAGGCTTTTAATACCGACGACGATGTCATCGACGAATTGCTGAGGTGTTTTGCCTTGCTCCTGCGCCTTGCGCTCGATTTTCTGTCCATGCTCATCGGTTCCTGTCAAAAACCAGACGTCGTAGCCGCGCAGACGCTTGTATCTCGCCATTGCATCGCCCGCCACCGTTGTATATGCATGCCCAATGTGCAGCTTGTCGCTCGGATAATAAATCGGCGTAGTCAGATAAAACGTTTTGTTGTCATTCGCCATTATTGCAGCCTCCTAATTTTCAATTGTATCAACTTGTAAAAACGCAAAAAACTCCCGTCCA
This window encodes:
- the metG gene encoding methionine--tRNA ligase encodes the protein MANDNKTFYLTTPIYYPSDKLHIGHAYTTVAGDAMARYKRLRGYDVWFLTGTDEHGQKIERKAQEQGKTPQQFVDDIVVGIKSLWSKLEISNDDFIRTTEERHKKVVEKIFDQLLKQDDIYKGTYEGWYCTPCESFFLERQLENGNCPDCGRPVELVKEESYFFRMSKYADRLLKLYEDNPHFIQPESRKNEMINNFIKPGLEDLAVSRTTFDWGVKVPGDPKHVIYVWIDALSNYITALGYGSDDPEAVAKYERFWPGDVHLVGKEIVRFHTIYWPIMLMALNLPIPKKVFAHGWLLMKDGKMSKSKGNVVDPVMLIDRYGLDAVRYYLLREVPFGADGTFTPENFVERINFDLANDLGNLLNRTVAMIDKYFDGEIPAYTGQITPFDASLEALAQDTIAAVEAAMENMEFSVALAAIWQFVSRTNKYIDETQPWTLAKDEAKRAELAAVMQHLAEALRITSIMLQPFLTHAPRELWKQLGIQPGELTSWESMRTFGQLPAGTRVQKDSPLFPRLETADEVAFIAAEMGGDAAKAEAQPEASPQAASAGTEGAAAGAAPVESKEEIGIDDFAKVELRVAQVIAAEPVKKADKLLKLQLDLGYEQRQVVSGIAKFYTPETIVGRKVICVTNLKPVKLRGELSQGMILAASHGDQLTLATVPDDMPNGAVVK